In Silene latifolia isolate original U9 population chromosome X, ASM4854445v1, whole genome shotgun sequence, the following proteins share a genomic window:
- the LOC141619473 gene encoding uncharacterized protein LOC141619473 gives MPSGLWGKSGRQNNNNNGGYNSNNGGSYQRPNNNVTQNSAAKLTASTTTVQVGDQKSSGKLFMIGKQEAEDDARVVTGTFLVHNTPSFVLFDSGATHSFVCRSHALTMGLGEYELVKDNVFIPSGESVSCSKLYRYVSILVGEVDLPVNLLEFPMDEFEVIVGMDWLGKYDAKIDCRQKRVSLKGPKGVKVSYRGFLVRPKLKFITVMTLKSCLRKKRPLILCQVRDMRVEEPSASDIPVVREFGDVILDEKPGLPPKRDIDFNVELKPGTRPISKAPYQMGPKELEELKKQLNDLLDKG, from the coding sequence ATGCCATCTGGGTTGTGGGGTAAAAGTGGAAggcagaacaacaacaacaatggcggctacAACAGTAACAATGGAGGGTCCTATCAGCGTCCGAACAACAATGTGACGCAGAACTCGGCAGCCAAGTTGACTGCTTCGACTACCACGGTCCAGGTTGGAGATCAGAAAAGCAGTGGGAAGCTCTTTATGATTGGCAAGCAGGAAGCAGAGGATGATGCTCGCGtcgttaccggtacctttcttgttcataatacgcCATCTTTTGtcctgtttgattcgggggcaaccCACTCTTTTGTGTGTAGGAGTCATGCCTTAACTATGGGTTTGGGAGAATATGAGCTGGTGAAAgataatgtgtttataccttcgggggagtcagTGTCATGTTCTAAGTTGTATAGATATGTGTCCATATTGGTGGGGGAAGTTgacttaccggtcaacttgttagagtttcctatggatgagTTTGAGGTTatcgtcgggatggactggttgggcaagtatgatgctaagatagattgcaGACAAAAGAGGGTGTCTTTAAAGGGGCCTAAGGGAGTCAAAGTATCATATAGGGGGTTCTTAGTGAGACCAAAGCTTAAGTTTATCACAGTGATGActctaaagtcatgtttaaggaagaagcGTCCTTTGATCCTTTGTCAAGTGAGGGATATGCGTGTGGAGGAACCGTCGGCGTCCGACATACCTGTGGTTAGGGAGTTTGGTGACGTTATTCTTGATGAGAAACcggggttaccacctaagagagatatcgacttTAATGTGGAGCTCAAACCAGGGACGagacctatatctaaagcaccgtaccAGATGGGGCCaaaagagttggaagagttgaagaagcagctgaatGACTTATTAGATAAAGGGTAA